A genomic segment from Candidatus Viadribacter manganicus encodes:
- a CDS encoding SH3 domain-containing protein, which produces MRSGICAAIVAATALFSLSSATADQPAHFMSVRMDGVEGRQGPGADQRVAWLYQRAGLPVMVLAEREGWKRVRDPDGDEVWMRSEDLEARRTVYVREQATLRRTARANGQVVAYLMPGVIGAVTRCDGDWRRVAVGGRIGWVQNASLWGGECAGLDQATRP; this is translated from the coding sequence ATGCGCAGTGGGATTTGTGCCGCGATCGTCGCGGCGACCGCCCTGTTTTCCCTGAGCTCGGCGACGGCCGACCAGCCGGCGCACTTCATGAGCGTCCGGATGGACGGCGTCGAAGGTCGCCAAGGCCCGGGCGCCGATCAGCGCGTCGCGTGGCTCTATCAGCGCGCCGGGTTGCCGGTGATGGTGCTGGCCGAGCGCGAAGGCTGGAAACGCGTGCGCGATCCTGACGGCGATGAAGTCTGGATGCGGAGCGAAGATTTGGAAGCACGGCGCACCGTCTATGTGCGCGAACAAGCGACGTTGCGCCGGACGGCGCGGGCCAATGGACAAGTCGTCGCCTATCTGATGCCCGGGGTCATTGGCGCGGTGACGCGCTGTGATGGGGATTGGCGGCGGGTCGCCGTCGGCGGACGCATCGGCTGGGTCCAGAACGCCTCACTTTGGGGCGGCGAATGCGCCGGCCTCGATCAAGCAACGCGACCCTGA
- a CDS encoding 2-hydroxyacid dehydrogenase, with protein MSSKKLKVVVTRRLPDPVETRLKELFDAELNVEDKPFTAEELAAAVQRADVLVPTVTDRIDSRILSRAGDQLRLIAQFGAGVDNIDVATAVQRGITVTNTPGVLTEDTADMTMALILAVPRRIVEGVKIIEQDKFTGWSPTWMMGRRITGKRLGIIGMGRIGQAVARRAKAFGLQIHYHNRRKVAPHIEAELDATYWDSLDQMLSRMDIVSVNCPHTPATYHLLSSRRLALLKPHAYIVNTARGEVIDEGSLARMLEKGELAGAGLDVFENEPAINPKLKKLTNVVLLPHMGSGTIEGRIDMGEKVIINIKTFADGHKPPDRVIPAML; from the coding sequence ATGTCGTCGAAGAAGCTCAAGGTCGTCGTAACGCGCCGTCTCCCGGATCCGGTCGAGACGCGCCTCAAAGAATTGTTCGACGCGGAGCTCAACGTCGAAGACAAGCCTTTCACGGCCGAGGAACTCGCCGCGGCGGTGCAGCGCGCCGATGTGCTGGTGCCGACCGTGACCGATCGCATCGATAGCCGCATTCTTTCGCGCGCCGGCGATCAGCTTCGCTTGATCGCCCAATTTGGCGCCGGCGTTGACAACATCGACGTCGCCACCGCCGTTCAACGCGGCATCACCGTCACCAACACCCCGGGTGTGCTCACCGAAGACACCGCCGACATGACGATGGCGCTAATTCTCGCTGTCCCGCGCCGCATCGTCGAAGGCGTGAAGATCATCGAGCAGGATAAGTTCACCGGCTGGTCGCCGACCTGGATGATGGGCCGCCGCATCACAGGCAAGCGTCTCGGGATTATCGGCATGGGCCGCATTGGTCAGGCCGTCGCGCGTCGCGCCAAGGCGTTCGGCTTGCAGATCCACTATCACAACCGCCGCAAGGTGGCGCCGCACATCGAAGCCGAACTCGATGCAACCTATTGGGACAGCCTCGATCAGATGCTGTCGCGCATGGATATTGTCTCGGTGAACTGCCCACACACGCCGGCGACGTATCATTTGCTTTCGTCGCGCCGACTCGCGCTGCTGAAGCCACACGCCTACATCGTCAACACCGCCCGCGGCGAAGTGATCGATGAAGGCTCGCTCGCACGTATGCTCGAAAAGGGCGAACTCGCCGGGGCTGGTCTTGACGTGTTCGAGAACGAACCCGCGATCAATCCGAAGCTCAAGAAGCTCACCAATGTCGTGCTGTTGCCGCATATGGGGTCCGGCACCATCGAAGGTCGCATCGACATGGGCGAGAAGGTCATCATCAACATAAAGACCTTCGCTGACGGCCATAAGCCGCCGGATCGTGTCATCCCAGCGATGCTGTGA
- a CDS encoding DUF885 family protein, with protein sequence MPRQLTAYDSGGLEILALRAEAQAALGDRFDVRDFHDRVLEHGSVPLTTLRANVTEWIAAERDRH encoded by the coding sequence ATGCCCCGGCAATTGACTGCTTACGACAGCGGCGGCCTGGAAATTCTGGCGTTGCGCGCCGAAGCGCAGGCGGCGCTCGGCGATCGCTTCGACGTGCGTGATTTCCATGACCGCGTCTTGGAGCACGGGTCGGTGCCGTTGACGACGCTGCGTGCAAACGTAACTGAATGGATTGCCGCCGAACGCGATAGGCATTGA
- a CDS encoding sulfotransferase family 2 domain-containing protein, whose amino-acid sequence MLERKWLRLRYQLKSIIGQAPKRVAFLHIPKCGGTTVFQHFKTNIGGGRSGKIAQFDSVNFSTLDDKTLERSRRARFVSGHFGWTALTKTSADAFRFTVLREPYDRLVSLYKFSRAKQHSDNPIFSAVFEAAKQRSFEDFCLSKEPELKTLIDNAMTRALADDYYPYSPPEPRYVLHWAKQHVDQLDLVIDLADLDDTLPTLAKITGTKLARRRQWRNKTPDAPVKVLPRSEFESDEGLMRVIAQDCMLYRHVFPNRSKTSLQFAANNWDSAPKRTAAH is encoded by the coding sequence ATGCTGGAACGGAAGTGGCTGCGGCTGCGCTATCAATTGAAGAGCATCATTGGGCAGGCGCCGAAGCGTGTCGCGTTTCTCCACATTCCCAAATGCGGCGGCACCACTGTCTTCCAGCACTTCAAGACCAATATCGGCGGCGGCCGTTCCGGCAAGATCGCACAATTCGACTCCGTCAATTTCTCAACGCTCGATGATAAGACGCTCGAACGCTCGCGACGTGCCCGCTTTGTTTCGGGCCATTTCGGCTGGACTGCACTCACCAAGACAAGCGCCGACGCCTTCCGCTTCACTGTGCTGCGCGAACCTTATGATCGGCTCGTCTCGCTGTACAAATTCTCGCGCGCCAAGCAGCATTCGGATAATCCAATCTTCAGCGCCGTCTTCGAAGCAGCCAAACAGCGAAGCTTTGAGGATTTCTGCCTCAGCAAAGAACCCGAGCTCAAAACGCTGATCGATAACGCGATGACGCGCGCGCTGGCCGACGATTACTATCCCTACAGCCCGCCCGAGCCCCGTTACGTGCTCCATTGGGCCAAACAGCACGTGGATCAGCTCGATCTCGTCATCGATCTCGCCGATCTCGACGACACTCTTCCCACGCTGGCCAAAATCACCGGCACCAAGCTCGCCCGCCGGCGTCAGTGGCGAAACAAGACCCCAGACGCGCCGGTCAAAGTGTTGCCACGCAGCGAATTTGAGAGCGACGAAGGCTTGATGCGCGTGATCGCGCAGGATTGCATGCTTTACCGGCATGTCTTCCCGAACCGGTCGAAGACATCGTTGCAGTTTGCCGCGAACAATTGGGACAGCGCGCCGAAGCGCACTGCAGCGCACTAG
- a CDS encoding alpha/beta hydrolase, with product MTQAQAAEPWDIGRGVSGYAWRVPESRGTILLMHGFAEYAERYVSRYSGLIPHLNTLGFDVYAFDAQGHGRTAGARGVADIRRAVADHQVARRVLNKQAKPLFVFGHSLGGLIAAASVAENAEGVAGVVLSAPALLIEVPAHLRLIAKVSAVLAPSFRPLPAGPSDRISRIPAEVEAYDNDPMITALSIPSKVGATAMDVADKAWTRYARWTTPVLVLHGARDELTDPKGSERFIAAIPASDKHLEAYPEGRHELLNDLDREAALALISNWLTTRV from the coding sequence ATGACGCAGGCGCAAGCAGCTGAACCCTGGGACATTGGCCGGGGCGTGAGCGGCTATGCGTGGCGCGTTCCGGAATCACGCGGCACTATTTTGCTGATGCACGGTTTTGCGGAATACGCGGAACGCTATGTGAGCCGCTACAGCGGCCTCATCCCGCATCTCAATACTTTGGGCTTTGATGTCTACGCGTTCGACGCGCAAGGCCACGGCCGCACAGCAGGCGCGCGCGGTGTTGCTGACATCCGCCGCGCCGTTGCAGACCACCAAGTAGCGCGCCGGGTTTTGAACAAACAGGCAAAACCGCTCTTCGTATTCGGCCATTCGCTCGGCGGCTTGATCGCGGCGGCGAGCGTCGCTGAAAACGCAGAAGGTGTTGCGGGCGTCGTGCTGAGTGCGCCCGCGCTGCTGATCGAAGTTCCGGCGCACCTGCGATTGATCGCAAAGGTTTCGGCTGTGCTTGCGCCCTCTTTCCGCCCATTGCCCGCTGGGCCGTCGGATCGCATCTCGCGCATTCCTGCTGAAGTCGAAGCCTACGACAACGATCCGATGATCACGGCGCTCAGTATTCCATCCAAAGTCGGCGCAACGGCAATGGATGTCGCGGATAAGGCATGGACCCGCTACGCTCGCTGGACGACGCCGGTCTTGGTCCTGCACGGCGCACGCGATGAACTCACTGATCCCAAAGGCAGCGAACGTTTCATCGCCGCAATTCCCGCGTCAGACAAACATTTGGAAGCTTATCCAGAAGGTCGTCACGAGCTCTTGAACGACCTCGATCGCGAGGCGGCATTGGCGCTCATTTCAAATTGGCTCACCACGCGCGTTTGA